A DNA window from Salvelinus namaycush isolate Seneca chromosome 30, SaNama_1.0, whole genome shotgun sequence contains the following coding sequences:
- the LOC120025268 gene encoding zinc finger protein 821, with the protein MDGRDDFIEDTECHSNNSQQDSVSEDSDSDLDNHDSSSNTSADDHMTSTKRTHHRGVKEESEEGADLMNSCVCPLCTLEFSSPEQLITHVYQHTSLMGSSKNYVCPVCGRALSSPGSLGRHLLIHSEDRLSNCAVCGTRFTDTNNFNREKLREILNTGSSMECSSGDENCSMSRSLSGSPMGNPGHGLGHSHGPGHNQGHGPNHNPGTGHIPGHNHGPGYNPGHNQGHNHGQGPGHLPGHPLPSLHHSLLSSPPSFPDTLSPSPGLPLLPDILSPMPVHPAGVLLVCNSCVAYQQLVDAQSPMRKWAMRRKNEPVEARMHRLERERSAKKTKREHESPEERELRRLRDREAKRMQRLQETEEQRTRRLLRDREAMRMKRANETPDKRQARLIREREAKRLKRRLEKIDPSLRGQIEHDPAAMAALTADMSLFQFPCPMPVPSLDNSLFMKLP; encoded by the exons ATGGATGGCAGGGACGATTTCATTGAGGACACCGAATGCCACAGCAACAATTCCCAACAGGACAGCGTTTCAG AAGACAGTGATAGCGACCTGGACAACCACGACTCATCCTCCAACACCTCAGCTGACGACCACATGACCTCCACCAAGAGAACACACCACAGGGGAGTTAAAGAA GAGAGCGAGGAGGGGGCCGACCTGATGAAcagctgtgtgtgtcctctgtgcACCCTGGAGTTCAGCAGCCCCGAGCAGCTCATCACACACGTCTACCAG CACACATCGTTGATGGGCAGCAGTAAGAACTACGTGTGCCCAGTGTGTGGGCGCGCGCTCAGCTCGCCAGGCTCCCTGGGGCGCCACCTTCTCATCCACTCTGAGGACCGCCTCTCCAACTGTGCTGTGTGTGGGACACGCTTCACCGACACCAACAACTTCAACAG GGAGAAGCTCAGAGAGATCCTGAACACAGGCAGCAGTATGGAATGCAGCAGCGGAGATGAGAACTGTTCCATGTCCCGGTCTCTCTCCGGCAGCCCCATGGGCAACCCCGGTCATGGCCTGGGACACAGCCACGGGCCCGGCCACAACCAAGGACACGGCCCAAACCACAACCCTGGCACAGGCCACATCCCGGGACACAACCACGGCCCGGGATACAACCCCGGCCACAACCAGGGACACAACCATGGCCAAGGTCCCGGACACCTCCCAGGCCACCCACTCCCCTCGCTGCaccacagcctcctctcttcgCCCCCCTCCTTCCCTGACACCCTCAGCCCCTCACCAGGCCTACCTCTGCTGCCAGACATCCTGAGCCCCATGCCTGTGCACCCGGCCGGAGTGCTGCTGGTGTGCAACAGCTGTGTGGCCTACCAGCAGCTGGTGGACGCCCAGTCTCCTATGAGGAAGTGGGCCATGCGCAGGAAGAACGAGCCGGTGGAGGCACGCATGCACCGTCTAGAGCGCGAGCGCTCCGCCAAGAAGACCAAGCGGGAGCACGAGTCGCCCGAGGAGCGGGAGCTGCGACGGCTGCGGGACCGTGAAGCCAAGCGGATGCAGAGGCTGCAGGAGACAGAGGAGCAACGGACACGGAGGCTTCTCCGCGACAGGGAGGCCATGCGGATGAAGAGGGCCAACGAGACGCCAGATAAGAGGCAGGCCAGGCTGATCCGTGAGAGAGAGGCCAAGAGACTGAAACGGCGGCTGGAGAAGATTGACCCCTCCCTGAGAGGTCAGATAGAGCATGACCCAGCTGCTATGGCCGCCCTGACGGCAGACATGAGCCTGTTCCAGTTCCCCTGCCCCATGCCTGTCCCCTCTCTGGACAACAGCCTCTTCATGAAGCTGCCCTAG
- the LOC120025123 gene encoding ataxin-1-like, producing MLYRVALPSVSYSQTSLHPVLSHISPAYTVPSSLLQHHPGISYPPLGYAQIPHSSFQFVSPYGAVPYAVPPGFVPSSLISPSGTLSQPHLVPYQSVIQEGVVSPPTQAHVSAHAFAKVGSSGGVPLMLTSEQAAQHQQHLGALPAAELSPREVPVFYHSQGTRAAPAPWDPYSGEQETDRDRELNGGEREQAAREMLQDSVYIARNARLLQAASASVALEHAQDRSLKSRRLDERASPGQRSTPDTDLEVQQVVGRLASPVQGVSGGRKEVSFGPLNLSQGSQRGREAHGEAGESAGRTAYAIHPAVYGDPRMTAHQQQAGQPGHAVILANGQTVLVPLDYHHLPHQHQQPPQHYPSQTNDDTSAVTMASPTPTPYSKASESPARVGLPDRAVVDLAAVEQHPQQPFSVPVTAALTQALVPTPAPSNPSHFMKGAIIQLATGELKRVEDLQTQDFVRSAEVSGGLKIDSSMVVDIRTSQQRPGLVALHFTVGEQQSKVTIDVPPEHPFFVFGQGWSSCSPERTAQLYGLACHHLQVGDVCVSITLQQPPQQQKQPLQQQQQQQQQQTQARTSTKANSTSGAIGQPMGPPAPQQPRPQPHFRMERIHRERERGDKEEPMQLGGVGQSEMPTRPNRTSAEHTRSQSSYYLHTEGSARPGAGVGVVSTVSSASQRRWSAPGLQRCMKVEEGAHPQLGSSRPSFIPQEVKLSIEGRSNAGK from the exons ATGCTCTATAGGGTggctctcccctctgtctcctactCCCAGACTAGTCTACACCCAGTGTTAAGCCATATCTCTCCAGCTTACACTGTCCCCTCATCTCTCCTACAGCATCATCCAGGGATCTCCTATCCCCCTCTAGGCTATGCCCAGATCCCCCACTCCTCTTTCCAGTTTGTCTCCCCATACGGTGCAGTCCCTTATGCAGTTCCCCCTGGCTTTGTCCCCAGCTCCCTGATCTCTCCCTCGGGCACCCTCTCCCAGCCCCACCTGGTCCCCTACCAGTCAGTCATCCAGGAGGGGGTGGTCTCCCCTCCTACCCAGGCCCATGTATCTGCCCATGCCTTTGCAAAAGTGGGGTCGTCTGGAGGTGTCCCGCTGATGCTGACCTCGGAGCAGGCTGCCCAGCACCAGCAGCACCTGGGCGCGCTGCCCGCCGCAGAGCTCAGTCCTCGGGAAGTGCCAGTCTTTTACCACTCTCAGGGCACCAGGGCTGCGCCTGCCCCCTGGGACCCCTACAGCGGGgagcaggagacagacagggatagagagttgaatggaggggagagggagcaggCAGCCAGGGAGATGCTCCAGGACTCAGTCTACATTGCCAGAAATGCACGGCTGCTGCAGGCAGCATCCGCCTCTGTAGCACTGGAGCACGCACAGGACAGAAGCCTGAAGAGCCGCAGGCTGGACGAGAGGGCTTCGCCTGGGCAGCGCAGCACCCCAGACACTGACCTGGAG GTTCAGCAGGTCGTTGGTCGCCTAGCCTCTCCTGTCCAAGGTGTGAGTGGAGGCCGCAAAGAGGTGTCCTTTGGTCCCCTGAACCTATCCCAGGGCtctcagagaggcagagaggctcATGGGGAGGCAGGTGAGAGTGCTGGCCGGACAGCGTACGCGATCCACCCTGCGGTGTATGGAGACCCCCGAATGACGGCCCATCAACAGCAGGCAGGGCAGCCAGGCCACGCGGTCATCTTGGCCAATGGACAGACAGTCCTGGTCCCCTTAGACTATCACCACCTCCCCCACCAACATCAACAGCCACCCCAGCACTACCCCAGCCAGACCAATGATGACACCTCTGCTGTCACCATGGcctcccccacccccaccccctacTCTAAAGCCTCTGAGTCTCCAGCCAGAGTGGGCCTCCCAGACAGGGCTGTGGTGGATCTGGCCGCCGTGGAGCAGCACCCCCAGCAGCCTTTTTCTGTCCCAGTCACGGCAGCCCTCACGCAGGCCCTGGTGCCCACCCCTGCCCCCTCCAATCCCTCCCATTTCATGAAGGGGGCCATCATCCAGCTAGCCACGGGGGAGCTGAAGCGCGTGGAGGACCTGCAGACTCAGGACTTTGTGCGGAGTGCTGAGGTGAGCGGGGGGCTGAAGATCGACTCCAGCATGGTGGTGGACATCAGGACCAGCCAGCAGAGACCCGGCCTGGTGGCGCTGCACTTCACAGTTGGCGAGCAGCAGAGCAAGGTGACCATCGACGTGCCCCCGGAGCACCccttctttgtgtttggccaggGCTGGTCCTCCTGCAGCCCAGAGCGCACGGCCCAGCTCTATGGCCTGGCCTGCCACCACCTGCAGGTAGGAGACGTGTGTGTGTCCATCACTCTGCAGCAGCCGCCCCAGCAACAGAAACAGCCcctgcagcagcaacaacagcagcagcagcagcagacccaagCCAGGACTTCCACCAAAGCCAACTCCACATCAGGGGCCATCGGCCAGCCCATGGGGCCCCCTGCCCCCCAGCAGCCCAGGCCACAGCCTCACTTCAGGATGGAACGCatccacagagagagggagaggggggataaAGAGGAGCCCATGCAACTAGGGGGTGTTGGGCAGAGTGAGATGCCTACCAGACCAAATAGGACTTCAGCAGAGCACACTAGGAGCCAGAGCAGTTACTATTTGCACACGGAGGGTTCTGCTCGTCCAGGGGCGGGGGTGGGAGTGGTGTCGACAGTGTCGAGCGCGTCTCAGAGGCGCTGGTCCGCCCCTGGCCTTCAGAGATGCATGAAGGTGGAGGAAGGGGCGCACCCTCAGCTGGGCTCCTCTCGACCCTCCTTCATCCCACAGGAGGTCAAACTGTCCATTGAGGGGCGCTCTAACGCTGGGAAGTAG